DNA from Ovis aries strain OAR_USU_Benz2616 breed Rambouillet chromosome 15, ARS-UI_Ramb_v3.0, whole genome shotgun sequence:
tggacatgagtttgggtaaacactgggagttggtgatggatggggaggcctggcatgctgcagtccatggggtcgcaaagagttggatacaactgagtgaatgaactgaatatCAATtttatgcggaatctaaaatatgacacaaatgaatatatctgtgaagcagaaacagactctcagacatTGAGGACAGATTTGTGGTttccaagggggaaagggagcagaggagggaaggattgggaatttgggattagcagattgaaactattatatatagaaaggataaacaataaggtcctactctatagcacaggaactattaatatatataatatcctgtgataaccataaaaggaaaagaatatatatgtatatatgagtcactctgctgtacatcagaaatcaccacaacattgtaaatcaactatacttcaataaaattttaaaagtattgtttCAATTTAAGCAATTGGTATGATACTGCCAAACAAATTTCTAGATCACCTGAAATGTTCAGAATGGATCCTAAGAATATATTCTGAACATTGCCTTTCTCAGGGCCTCTTTTACATCTCTGTTCCTCAGACTGTAGATGAGGGGATTCAACATGGGGATCAACACTGTGTAGAACAGAGACAGCACTTTGTTCTGCTTAGTTGAGTAGCTGGATTTGGGCATCACATAAATGAAGGTAATCGTTCCATAGTAAAGAGTGACTGCGGTGAGGTGAGAGGTGCAGGTAGAGAAGGCCTTGCGTCTCCCTTCAGTGGAGCGCATCTTCAGGATGGTGCTGAGGATGCAGATGTAAGAGAGAGCGATGACAGACACTGTGACCACAATGATGGAGCCAGAAGAGATGGAAGGGATAATCTCAGTAGTGGAGACATCTGAGCAGGAAAGTTTCAACAGAGGGGAGAAGTCACAGAAAAAGTGGTCTACCTGATTCAGCCCACAGAAAGACAGAGTCAGTAAGCAACTAGCAAATGTCCAAGCATTGACACACCCACCCAGGTAGGATACCCCAACCAGGAGAACACAGACTCTGGAGGACATGTGGGTGGAGTAGAGCAGGGGCaagcagatggccacatagcggtcataggccatggcaGCCAGCAGGAAGCACTCAGCTGTCCCAAACATGACGACAAAACAGAGCTGGGCTTCACAACCAGCAACAAGGAGGGCCAGTTTATGTCTGAGGAATCCTACAAGCATTATAGGTGTGACTGATATGGAATACCCAATGTCTACAAAAGCCAAATGACTGAGGAAGAGGTACATGGGGGTGTGAAGATGGGGAAAACTTCTTATTAAAGTGATTATGCTAATATTGCCTATTAAGGTGACAACATAAATGCCTAGAAATACCACAAAGGAGAGAACACGAAGCGTAGGATCCTCTGTTAACCCCAAAAGGATGACCTCTGTCACACTGGTGTGGTTCCTAACCTCCATGTCCTCTGGGCATTGTTCCTGTTGAGGGAAATGTGAATATTCATTAGTTTTATGCATTCATGCTAcacatttccagttttctttggcTGTTCCTAATTTCTTTGGTTATTCCTCAGAGCCACTCACAGTGATCATTTCCTCTTCCTAGTCTGTAAATATGGTGCTGTAGAtgattttttgattatttttaaatctacaaTTTAGCTCccaactttattcatttttatatccaCTGCTAGTGTCCCTACTTTAGCTGAGATCCTGTTCATTTTCCCTTTACACTGATCTGTTTACCTCCTTGTCTTCATCCTTGTGTTCTTACAATTCACAATGTATCTGCCAAAGGAATCTCTTCCTGAAATTAAGAGCAAGTTTTGCCAAAGGGACTCTTTTGAGAATGTCATGATTTTTTCAGGCTATAGAAGGAAACCTAACTTCTCTAGCACAGGAAAATGTACACTTTCTGATGTGTCCTCTACATATGACTCATTGGTTGTGTCTCTGGATATTTCCAACCAACACTTGCATTAATCCAACCTTCCTGAACTCTTTAGAGTCCCCTCAGTGAACTCTACCCTCTCTTGCCTTTAATCCTTGTTCTCCCACTTGGGTGGCCTTAAACCTCCCACCGTCATACCCTAGGTGACTTCTCATCCTTGATATTGATTTATCTCCAAAGCTGCCTCTGCTTTCTAAGAATAAATCAGAAAACTTTCCTTTGTGTTGATATCACACTTTGAAGATGTCTAGATTGACATTGTTTATAATAGAGTTATGGGGTTTTTGTTTTCGTTTGTGTGTTTACATTTCACTGCCCCCAGTTAATGTACATTCTCCTTAACAATGGTGTGTTTTATCTCTGTGTCACAAATGAGTAGTGCTTGAGAGCAAAATGTGCTGAAGAAAAACTTGTTAAACGAATTCATGCATGATTTAAACAATATAATGATTATACTGTGGGGAACCAGAGATGAATAAAATTTAGGTTCCCTGTTGAGAGAAACCAAGTCTTGTAGAAAAGAGATTAAATATGTATTAGTGTATAGAAAGTCTGTTAGTATGGcataagtaaaataattatttatgttgCTTCTAAATGAAAATTGAATAATTATATTGGGGAAAAacacttggaaattaaaaaacacacattcCTCTCAAATCTGGCTACTATCACACAAGTTAACTATTACAAATTTGGTAATTATTTccaggaatttttttcctttgtatattttaatataactaTTATAACATTGCAGGTGGAAGTTTAATGCCATTATTTTTCCTTGCATTTCATATAAAAAgtttgtcgttgtttagttggtaagtcatgttatgttcgactcttttgtgaaaccgtggcctgtagcccacaggctcctctctccataggatttcccaggctggGAAATTCAAGTCTCTTACATTgactggtgggttctttaccactgagcagacAGAGAAGCCCATAAAAAGTTTATCACATTACAATTCCTCACACAGTGTTTGAGAGCTTCATAATAATGAGTCACTagcctcctggtggctcagacagtaaagaatctgcctgcagtgccggagacccagcttcagtccctgggttaggaagatcccttggagaagtgaatggcaacccactccagtattcttgcctggagaatcccatggacagaggagcctgatgggctacagtccatgaggtcacaaagagtctgagacatgattgagtgactaccACTTCACTTCCAGCCTTTAATTTAATCACCCACTGTTTTTGGACACATAACTGTTCTTAACTGTTAGCTATCAGAAGTATTGTGATTGCACATGTTGTATAAAGTAATAGCAAggctaaatattataaaatatgacacaTTCCTATTTATTTAAGGCATAATTCAAGGTATATTCTGTGTTCCCCATTGAGTATCTCCATGATTTACAGTAATGAAAATACTAAATCGACATGCTAAACTATCttcattgttttgtttacttCTTGGCCGTAGTTTCACTAAAGAGCTTAGTACTGTCTCCATGTTTTGCCATTGTGTTGTGATAAAGGCAAAGTTCTTCTATTTTGAGACAGTTCTGAGAAAGTAGAATTACTGATAAATTATTAAGAGAATAAACAAATTACAGTCCAATGTAATATTTTGGGCCATATTAAAGATTCAGtgaaaatattaacattataCTTATTAGAATGAGAAGCATAGAAACAATTTTAAACTGTTTCTGCAagtattataaaatgaaataaattaatctGAGATTTACTCTAGAGACTTGAAAATTTCACTTATGTACACCTTTCTTTCCGTTAATTTCAGCTAAATCTCAATTCTTGTAGTTAAATTCTGAAGATCTACAAATTCTTTTTACCtgcatttacttttaatttttcacatatagttaaaaacaaaagagaattttACCTACTATTCAACTTTAACAATCATCAAAAtccatattgatttattttaattatgctgctgctaagtcacttcagtcgtatctgactctatgtgaccccataggtggctGCCCAcgaggctccctcgtccctgggattctccaggtaagaacactggagtgggttgccgtttccttctccagtgcatgaaagtaaaaactgaaagagaattcgctcagtagtgtccgactcttagcgaccccatggactgcagcccaccaggctcctccgtccgtgggattttccaggcaagagtattggagcagggtgccattgccttctccttttaatTATGAGGCATATGTTAATAGTATTGACATATTtggggcttctgaggtggctcattggtaaagaatccacctgccaatgcaggagattcgggaaacaggtttgatccctgagtcaggaagatcccctggagaaagaaatggcaacccactccagtattcttgcctggggaatctgattgacagaggagcatggtgggcaacagtccatggtattgcaaagagccaaacacaacttagcaatcaTGCAGGCACACATTGACATATTTGTAATCATgttatttattacattttgcaATTTGCATATTCACTTAGTTTTATCAGTCAAGTATGTCCCACTTTCCTGAATAATCCTCATAATTGAAATGCTGGATATAATATATGTTCAACTCCAAAGTGTGGTGTTCATGGAGCTTCATATTCTGTCTCTAATAACTTTTCAAAATGTATCTCCCTATATCTTCCTTTCAACTTGTGCTTTAGAGTCATGTAACATTACCATTTTCTATTCAGTGTTATTGGTTCTAATTTTCATAAAGAGACAATATTCTGCTTACAATATTAATTCTTAAACATGAAACATTTAGCAAAAATGATAAATATCAATACAAATGTcttcaaaattctttaaaatttcttgctTTAGAATAGAAGAGTGGGTCTTAGTTCTTTGACAGAATGAACTGTGAGGTGTAATGAACTAATAGTACCTACAGCTCATTAAAGAATGTCTTCTGATAGATCTTTACTAAATACTTTTACATTAGCATAGTGACAGGCAAACTTTCTGCCAGGGGTGTAAGCTCTATcatgaaaaatctgtttttagttttatcaCTCGATCCTCTATGAGTTTAATGGGACAAACCATTTCCTTTCAGTATCAAAACAGTGAAATATTTGAATACAGTCAGAAAACCTCCACTACCTTCATTTCCCAAAATTAGCACTCATAGAATCTCTGCCTCCATTCTTCCCATCGCATACTTTTCAGATCCCTCATGGTTCTGCTTTCAGCCTCTGAACATACTCTCATCTGAGGACTGACCCAAGCGCTGAGCACGTGTGCTCTTTGCTTCTGATTCAAGCAGAGTTCAAGGAGACCAACTCTGCATTCACTGTGCACACAGTGTGAGCTTCAGTCTGTGCTGACAGCAGTCATGGATACTGGAGATGA
Protein-coding regions in this window:
- the LOC101110534 gene encoding olfactory receptor 5P1-like — its product is MEVRNHTSVTEVILLGLTEDPTLRVLSFVVFLGIYVVTLIGNISIITLIRSFPHLHTPMYLFLSHLAFVDIGYSISVTPIMLVGFLRHKLALLVAGCEAQLCFVVMFGTAECFLLAAMAYDRYVAICLPLLYSTHMSSRVCVLLVGVSYLGGCVNAWTFASCLLTLSFCGLNQVDHFFCDFSPLLKLSCSDVSTTEIIPSISSGSIIVVTVSVIALSYICILSTILKMRSTEGRRKAFSTCTSHLTAVTLYYGTITFIYVMPKSSYSTKQNKVLSLFYTVLIPMLNPLIYSLRNRDVKEALRKHIQRKTCS